A stretch of DNA from Elephas maximus indicus isolate mEleMax1 chromosome 21, mEleMax1 primary haplotype, whole genome shotgun sequence:
GTGCCCACAAGAATGCCCACAGCCGACAGCTTCGTGGGCATGCCCTTCATACGGCCCACCTTGCGCAGGCACTGCCCCTCCACGTTGCACCGACACACGACCACTGGGAGCAGGGGAGGAAGGTACCGAAAGGTAGGGAGGGCCCTCCAGCTGCTCAAATTCCCCAGCCAGGTCCAGCTGGCTggtatgtgtgcacatgtatgtattcatgtgtgtgggggggtacATGTTCCTCAATGTGTGTGCCCAGCCACTAAGGTGCAGATGTGCACAAGCATATGCTGTCAGTGTgaccccagccccctccccctgCATGGTACAGCTTAGCCCACCTCAGGAACCCCAGGCTGCCAACTGTGGCTGCACCTGGGCCCCTGCCTCACCTCGGACCAGGAGCTGCCACATCCGGTCATTGTGGCTGACAACTACAGGGACTACGTGTTCCTGTGGTTCCACCCAGTGCAGGGCCAGGGTAAGGTAGGCATGGGAATCTGTTGGGTGGGCAAGTGGGTGAGCAGGGCCACTGCCCTAGATGGGCCCTGTGGGTAAGGGAGTGCTTCTCCCAGGCCCAGGCCCACCCACACAGTGGAAGGGCATCTTCCTTCCAAGTGCCACCCCCTCCCTACTTGGCTgcagcctctctccctccctccacacaccATTGAGTGCCTGGAGGCGCCAGTCCCGCTGCACTGTAGGGTTGGGGCCGAGGGCAAAGCTGTAGGGCCTCTGCTCGCTGGCCAGGTTGGAGTTTCCGCTGGCTCCATTGATGACCACTCCTTGGCTCTGGCGGGGTGTGCAGAGGTGTCGGGCAGGCACAGGAGCAGGAGGCAGGGCCAGGGCTGGCTGGGCCTTCAGGAAGTGGAGCATGAGGGTGGCAGAGGTGCTCGGTCCCGGCTCATCTGCACAGGAAGCAACAGCTCTGTGCTGGCCCAGGTCGTGGTGGGGGTAAGGGTGAACTCTAGAATTCCTGGGCTAatcttctcctccccaccccacccggTCTCCCCCCTCCTGCTGCCACTGCCACAGCCCCTCAGCCTCTCGCTGCTGATCCTCTTCCCGCAACATCCCCCTACACTCTGCCCCTTTTCCCCACTCCTGTCATCACCcccacaccagtctcttcctcACAATGCGCTTCCCCCTTTactgtccaaacagctgccagGTCCACTGTGCCTTACTGCTGCCAAACCTGTTCTCACCACcacccgccaccaccaccactgacaCCAGGGCCTACTAGGTGGGAATGCCCTGCACCACAGGACAGCCCAGCGCAGAGTCAGCACTGCCCCTCTGACACGCCCACCTGAGGCCAGCACTCCAGCTTGGCATCCTATCAACAACCAGTGTTCACACCTGGCCTCAGTGACCCATCCAGGCTTACCTCCTGGCACGCAACCCAGCCTGACTCGCACCTCCCCAGCCCTGTCCTCTCTGTCTCCAGCCCCATACCCTCTGTTCCCAACCTGCCTCTGAAGACAGATACCCTGAGAGGCCATCCAGGAGCTAAGgggcagggttgggggagatttcaaGTGCCAAGCTAGGAGTCTGGTCTGAGAGGTTAGActgggtgggggaggaagaggccaagcCTGCCCACCTTGATGTAGACCCATTCTCAAGGTCTACCTTGACCTTGTCTTTGCCCCTCCCTCCTGTCTGGGGTGAGTGGATGCCTGCAGGGAAGGGCAGGTTGGGTGGGCGCTGCCTGTCTGAGGCTTGCTCTCACTCCCAGAGGTCCCCACCACTATCTGACTATACCTGCATCCTGGGCCTCCACAAGCACTGTGTATGTATCCCCGGGCTGGATGCCCTGCAGGGGCCGGGCTGTGTGCACCTCCCCAGAGCCCTCCTTGATGCAGAGCCAGCCCTCTGAGTCATTGACCAAGGAGAACCTAGGGCCCAGAGAAAGTGAAAGGGGAGGGAGGCACTGGGACCACACTTCAGGGACTTACATAGAGACTCCCAGGGGTGTGTAACCTGCCcaagttccacatcctctctgtGGCTCAAGGGTGGCAGCAGTGGGCAGGTCCCCAGTCCCTCTCCCCAGctgcagagactggaagggtgaCTGTGAATAGGGACAGAGGGAAGCCTGGGGGGACAGAGGGACCAGGGGTGTCTGTGGGTctgacaaaaaacccaaaccaggaGAGGAAGAGCCTGATTCAATGGGGGGGCTTGAACCATGGACACGGTGGGTGGGACAGGAACTATTAGAGCCTGGGGGCCTAACTCCACTTTGGTGGTCCCAGAATACCCCACAAAGGGGCCTGGGTCGGGGCAGAGCCTGGAAGCAGCCCCCTCTCTGCCGCAATCTAGGTGACAACCTGGGGGAAGTTCTGGTCCAGGAGAGCAAGGGGAGGCATAATCTGAGGTTCCACGGAGTTCGAACACCCCCCTCCACGCCCTGCCCAGCCCACCCAGTCCTGATTTCACCAGAAGTTACTACTTTGGCATTAGCCATGGTTTGAGGAATATTCCACGCCCTAAATAATGTGACTGAGGCCCCGGGGCCATCCCTGAGGGGCAGGGCTGATTCAGTGTAGGTAATGCTGTTGGCTCACCTGAGGGGGCTGCTCACGGAGTCTGAGGGCTGGATGGTCAACAGGAGGGAGCCGGCTGGGGTGCTAACCGGGACTCTGGCCTCATAGCTCTCCTGGTCCAGCTTGGGGGGTGACACCACCCTCTCCACCAGCACAGTCACTGTGGCTGTGGATCCTGGACCTGGGTCTGGCCCCACCAGATTGGCCACGCTCCGCACCACTACCACCAACTTGTAGCTTGGAGCTGCCTCATAGCTGAGATTCTGGGATCAGGGGCCCAGGTCATTGGAGTgggcatgtgtgcatgtatgtgcccCCCAGCCCATCACCCATCAGCCCCTTACCTTGCAGAGCTGGAGTTGGGCGTGACCAATATCTGGCTCCCAATCAAGACCAAAGGTCCTCTCCACATCCCCTGCCTCAATGGCAAAGTTCATGGCTCGGAAGGCAGGCTCAAGGTCAGCATCAGTGGCTATGAGTGTGGCCACAAGAGTCCCGGGCTCCGTGTCCTCAGGGAGGCTTATGGGCCCGATCTGGAGAGATGGGGAGAGCCCATGAGCCCCATATCAGCACCCTCCCCAAGCTCTTTTCCCCTGCTCTTGCTTACCTGGGAGGTGGTAAACTCAGGGGCATGGTCATTGATGTCTGTGATCAAGACAGCGACCTCACACGTGCTGCTGAGGCCTGAGGCAAGGGAGGACATGTTGGGGAGGCCAGAGTAGGAATGGAGGGGGGCAGGGAGCCAGGTCACTATCAGGGCACTTACCACCCTCTGCTCCTGCCAGGTCAACGGCGAGCACCTGAAGCAGGATGTTCTGGCCAGCTTGGAGTGGGGCAGCCCCCAGTGTCATGCTGCCTGAGGTGGGATCCAGCTCAAAGGCTATCTCCTCTGCCCCCTCCTCAGGCTCAGGGATCAACAGTTGATACACAATATGGGCATTAGGGGAGCCAGGGGCATCTGCATCCTCCGCGGAGAGTCTAATCACCTCTGTGCCTGCAAGATAGCACCCACCTGTGTGGGACTACAGCCCAGGCGGGAGGCCCACTTCTCTTTTATGCTGGACTGAAACTGAGCTCatttgcatgtgtgtatgtgtgttttgggGGATGGGACACTGATATGGTGACTGAAGCTGGGCCCCCATTCTAGAGAAAAGCGATGGGATGGTTCACAGGGACCTCACCTCTCCTCCCATTACCAACAAGGCCCATAGCCCACCTGGGAGGCTGAGCTCAGGGATGCTGATTGGAGGGCCACGTGGAGGGCAGACAGGTGCATTGTCATTCTCATCCATCACGACCACCTGCAGCTCCAGAGGTTCTGCATAGTCCTCACCACGTGTATTCCGAGCCCACACCTGGAGCAGGTACTGTAGTAGGTAGTGGGGGGCTTCAGAGGAGAACCAAGAGCCATCCAGCCTGATCAGGGTCTGGGTTCCCTTCCAGTGGCTAGCTCCAGCTCTTTTTGGTTTGCTTCCACTGTCTCAGTGTTTGTGGGGGATGTGACATCCCAGAAGCCAGCCCAACAGTGACCAAGTGCCCCCAGCTTCCCGCTCACCTCACCTCAGCCTGGGATTCTCGGTCCAGCTCCCTGGTCACATAGAGTTTCCCTTCTGTGTCCACTTCAAAGGGTCCAGGAGGCTGGCTTTCCAGAAGGTAACGTACATCCCCTCCACTCCAGTGTACCTGGAAGGGGACACAGAATGAGGGCACCTCAGGCCAAGGGGCAGGAACAGCTGGTGTCAGCCCTGTGCACCAACTGCTTTGGGGCAGGGAGCCAGTGTGACCCCAGGCAAGTTGCTACCCTACCTGGGCCTGGGTGGGGTTCTTTCTGTTTGGAGGCACTTGTTATTGTGGAAACTTCATGGTGGCTCTGCCCTGGTCCAAGCCTGGGCTGTGCCCAAAATGCCTGAATGACCAGGTTACTTAATTTCCTGCCCTCTCAGACTGGGCCTGAACCCAGGGCATTCCTAGAGGAGTCCTGAGACATTTCTTGTCAGGGTGGCAATCCCTGTGACAGCAAGAGGTAACAGCTGTTCTAAGGAAGTCTTGGGCAAGCCCAGGAGGTCAGAGCACAGAGCCATGACTGCCAGAGGATAGCAGGTGAGGGAGTGTGGATCTGTTCCAAGGCCTTGAATACCCCACTCCATGGTGGGAACTGATGGGAATAGTGGAGGAAGGAGCATATGCGGGGAGTACCAAGGGTCAAGCTGGGCCCCGACTCCAGGTCTCCACAAGACTCAAGCCCAGCTGTACCCTCCATGGGGATGCTTCAGCTACTGACAGCCACTTACTCACCTGGGCAATGAGGTGTGGGTACAGGGCTTTGAGATTCTCTGCCAGGTGGATGGGCTCTAGAGGCACCCATGTGTTCTCTACTATGGAGACATCTATGGTGGCTGTTGCCTGGTGACCTGAAGCCTGGTCGCCCATGTCCTTGACCTGTACCAACAGCTGGTAGTGCCCATCCAGGGTATAGTCTAGGCTGGTGCTCCCTAGGAGGGGTAGGGTGGTCAGCTGAGAAGGAAGCTAGGGAGCAGTGGCCAGGGCATCCTTCTCAGCAAGGTGCCAAACACAAAGCTAGACACATGGCAGGTGTTCAGGATGTTCTCTTGGCCAAGGGATAAGAGGAAGAGTTTTTAGCACTATTGTGGGCATCAAACCAGGACCTCGCAGTTTGCAAAGCCACTTCCATATCTATCCACACAATGAATGGTTGTGAATGGATGGATAGTAGATGGATGACCAGGATGGAGCTGGGGTGTGGATGGGTGGATAACAGTTTAGATGAATGGATGGTTAGCTAGGTAGATAGATGGGGGTTTGTGTGGTTGAATGGGTGTTTGGGTAGATGGTTGGGTAGAGGGACTGCATGGGAGGTTGGGTAATGAATAGGTAAATGGGTGGCTAGATGGGTGGGTATATGATTGGCTTTTCTTTCCATCCCCAAGCCATGCCTTTGGTCTCAGCTCCAGGTCCAGGCCCCTCTTGCCATCAGTCCCGAGGTCTCCCAGCAGCATCCTTGGCTATAGCCCCTTAGACCTCTTCTATCCTGGTCCCTTGGGCCTAGGTCTCCAGAGTGCAGGGCTGAGGTATTCCACTCACAACAGGCATCGTCACTCCATGCATGGTCCTGCCCTGAAGCCTTTTGCCTTGCTTCTCTCTCCATCTAGAatccttttccttcctcctttatcTCTCAGACTTCAACCCATCCTATTACAGCTCACGTGCTACCTTCTCCAGCTTTCCTTGACCTTCCCTCTCCATCACACTCAGGCTCACCCtgggggctgagggccagagccCCCAGCTGAGGCTCCAGCTGGAACATGTCTGTGAAAGGCTGGGCTGGGACCTGGCTCAGGATGTGGAATCGTAGATCCGAGTTGGCTGTGCCTGGCTCATCCCCATCTGAAGCCtcaaggaaaaggaagggagtTCCTGGTATTTGGGGGGAGGGTAAACCATAAGAGATGGAGGGAGTAGGGCGAGTCCTCTgtgccttcctttctctctctaatCCTTTCTCCCATATCCAGCATCCTATCAGGACTTTGAAGGTGAGACAGGGCTTTTCACCCCACTTCTcggatgagcaaactgaggccaaGAGTGGATGTGACCCCCTTGAGAACCCTCAGCAGGGTAGGGGGCAGGAAGAATGGTACAGAAGTGGGAGGGTTCACCTTGGACCCTGGCTGCCCTGTCCCCACGATGACTCTCTGGGCAACTCTTTGCTCTCCGCTCTCCTCAGGGCCAGTCTGACCCTGCTGTGATCTGGCTGCCCTAGTCACTTACCAGGCCTGGTGCCCTGGCTCAGCTGAGCTCTGTAGATGACCTGGGAGAAATGGGGCACCTGGTCATTCTCATCCTTCACGTGTACCAGCACGGGCTGTGGACCCCACAGGACATGTCCAGCCTCAGTCTCCAGGGTCACCTGGCAGGGAAGGGTAGTCAGTGCCCAGCCTGCCTTCACTGCTGTCTCCTACACCTGGCCCAGCCATACCTGCAGCCGGTACTCTGCCTGCTCCTCTCGGTCCAGGGCCCTGGTCACCAGCAGGAAGCCAGACTCTGGATCCACAGCAAAGGGGCCTTCAGCCACCATGCTCAAGTCCCCTGACAGCACAATCTTGCCCTCGGCCTCCTCACTGTGCAGCGGCAGCTGATGGGGGAGTTGGAGCCAAGTCTAGGGGATGCCAGCTCCACCCAATGGCCCCATTTTAcatgtggggaaactgagactcagagagggctggcacttgcctgaggtcacctacaaaaacccagtgccgtccaaaGTCAGAGCTTTTCGCCCGTAACTCATGTTCCCCAATACTCCCTGCCCTTCAgagaagtattttattctttaactTAAAGCTCTACTTTCCTCTGGGATTAAAATCTTATTAGTCATTAACACTGTTACACCACATACTCTCTGAAGAGCAAGGTTTAAAAGAGAGCCAGAGCAAGAGAGAAGAAAGGGGTGCTGGAGATTGGGGAAGCAGGAGGTTGGGGAAAAGGGGGCAACCCATCCAACTCTCAGACTCACCTTGGTCAGGTACAAAGGGAAATTTCCACCATAGTTTTCCGGGACTTCCACATACAGCTCTGCAGGCTGAGCCTCGAGAAGAACCTGTGGGAGAATTCCCTCCTTATTCCCAGGGGCTATCTCCCTGCCTAGGGGCTGGGGATCCAACAGGACATGGGAATTTTTACCCCTTCACTGAACCTGGCCTCACCTCAGCCCATCCACCCTGATTCCTCAACAGGCCCATAGCCAGTTTTGACGCCCCCACCCCAACTACTCCCACAGTCAGTGCAACTGGTCTGGGTGGAGTGGGGGCATGGATGCCAACCCCAAGGCCAAGACCTGAAGGAGGGGGGTATGGCCCAGCTCACCTGGGGGACAGAGAGGCAGAGCAGCCACAGCCAGGCAGGGACCATGGTCAGGATAGACCTGAGGGTCATGGTGGTATGAATACAGGCCAGATCACTGGAGAGAGAGCTCTCCCATGACCGCCCCCAAGGCATCTCTGCCCTCATCCTCACTCAGCACCAGGCCACAGCTTCACCAAGCCTAGAAGGTACAATTTTTCCAgctgccttttcttcctctgtaGTCACTATGGGGTACGCAGCCAGGCCTCTTCCTGCCCCCTGCACTTCTCTTCTGCCCCAGCAGCTCTCAGGTCTGCCCCTCCCCACCTACCCACTTGGACACTGtcctccacccacccccacccttgtCTTCTGCCTCAGTCCATTCCATACACACAGCCAGAGGAAACTCACTTCAGACTGgcctcctctctctccccttgAAGGGCCCAAGGCTCCCCTTGGCCTGCAGGGTAGTGTCCAAATCTTGGCCAGGCTCACCCAGGCCCCAGGCCCAGCCCCCTTGCCTCTTGGCACTGGCCCCACAAGGAGCTCCATAGGAGTTTCGCCTTCAGACTTTTGTCTCCTTCCTACCGTAGTCCCCCTGTGCCCACAGATCTCAAAGCAGGTAATTTCCCAGCAGACCCAAAAAGTCACAGAAGTTCGAAGCTGGAAAGACTCTGACAACTCTGAGGGTCACTTCCTGCCATTCTCTCAAGTTGCTGGCAAGGCTTGAGGAGGGGCAGGGCCTGGCCAAGGTCACCAAGGACTTGACCACAGAAGGATTCCTCCTGGAACAGAGAACTCTTGGCTCAGGTTCTCCAGGGTCTGCTGCCTCCAGACACAGCACCCCCAGGGCAGAAGTCCACCCTCATTGGCATTTTCCGGCACTCAGCATAGGGCTAGACACACAACATCAACAACCACTCCAAGGTGGACCCCTGGGAATTCTTCCCCAGGACAACAGGATGATGGGACAGTATTTCTTAAAGCTGGTGTCCCTGCCCATCGTAGTCCTTCCCTCACCACCGCCCCCAGCCCGGGCCTTGCCCGCCCCTCTCTTCCCAGCCCCTCACCTGCCAGTGCCTAAGGCTGGGTCCCTTGGTCCAGCTGCCAGGTGAAAgggctccttctccagggagctcTGGCCAGGCCAGGCCGGGTGAGGTAGGGCAGGGCGGACACTTGAGCAGGTAGGCGGTCCAACCACGCTTGCTCAGAAGTGGAAAACACCACCGGGCCCACAGCAGCAGGCCAGGCCCTGCCCAGTCCCCCAAGTTACTCATTGACTTTGGAAAGCGAGGAAGGGCTGCTCAGCATCCATGACTGCCAGCCCCAGGAGGTAAGTAGATCATCCGGCTGGGCGAGCACTCCCTCCACCCTGACACAACCCAGGGGCTCTCTGTGCGCCTCTGGGCTTGAACAGTAGTTCTTTTTCTGTGGCCCCGGACTTGGCCCCGCTTCTCCCCCATGCACCGGTATCTGCAGCTGCACCTTTACACCCTCTGTTCATATAGCCTGGAATTCTCTTCCCACTCCTTCATCTGTCTGCTGAACACCTGTTCATGCTTCTGTACTCAGCTCAAAtatttccttctccaggaaacctTCCCTGTGCTCCCAGGCTGGTTCAGGAGCCTCCTCTGGGAGCGTCTCTCCTTCCATGTACTACCTCTATCAATGCACAGAGGATACCAGATTGTCATTGTCTGTCCCCTCCATCAGACTGCGAGCCTCTCTGAGGCAGGACTTGAGGACTCAGCAGTGGCCTGGCTCTCGCAATGCCCTGACAGCTCCTGGGACAAGGAGCTCAAAGTTGCACATGAACAATGAATGAATGGGCAGTGCTCAACCTGAAGTAAGTATTCCCGGTGGGACAGCACCCTATGATCTCCCCCTGAGCCTCTACAAATCCTCACACTAGGCCCTGGCCAGGGACAGGGTTGGACAATGGACTGTCTCGTGGCTTTAAGAAGGATAGAGAAGTTTGAGCCAGCCCAGGTGACCTTGAAGGAGTTGCAGGGCTCACCAGGGGCCCTTCCCCCAGTGAAGGCAGccaagcagagccaggagaagcTTCTGAGGCCTGAGAATCAGAGGGGAGGAAGAAAGGTAGGGAGGGTTGGGGATGCTGGCCTCCAGCCTCCCCCTCCCATGATCTCCTTCACGTCTGATTAGtctctctcaggctggaagctaGGTGGGGGCTCCTCATCTGGCCCCACCTTGTCTGCCACAAGCTGATGGTTTGCCCCAGGGTTACTCGGGCACCCCAGCCTTCAGTGCTATGGTGTGTGGATGTTGAGGGGGTATCGCAGGTGCTGAGCTCCCATTATGTCTAGGCACCACTCTGAACACATACCTTCATTATTCCACCCACTCCTACTCTGACGGGGGCATCGTCCTCATGTCAcacactggggctcagagaggctgagtggcttgctcagggtcacacagacaataagtggtagagccaggaagGCCTGTGTTCCTCTTCCGGCCTTGGAACCTTCATCTGTTCCAAGAAAGCCATACCCTCCACCTGCCCAAGGTACGTTAAGGGGGCTGTGGTGGGAAGAAGCAGCAGTTTGAGCAGTTAACACTGCCGTGGGGGGCATGTGGGTTTGTCTCAGAGGTACCCTCCCAACACATACACTGAGAAGGAGCTGTAATCTGGGGTCTAATCAGGTTGTGAGGGCTGCCAGGGTCTGTGGAATGAATTAATGGAACCAATGAAGGAATGCGTGGACCCTGGCCTGAAAACTTCTCAGAAGCTGTCTCCCACTTTGACCCAGACTGCTTCAGGTTTTGGAGATGGAAAGATCTAGATACCAGGCCCCATTCAGACACTTCCTACCCATGGGATATCGGGCAAGTGCTTCAGTTCCCCAACTGCCATCATCAAATGGGGTTGCTCATTCTTGACACCATGTAAATGAATTCCTGGCAGGCCCCCTGTGCCAAGAAGGGCTAGGGGCCATGGAGTCCCCTCCTGGAAGGAGGGTGGGTGGGGAGACACGCACGCCTCCAGCTACATGCGTGCCCACGTTTCTAGACAAATCCAAGGCCTCTCATTCGGGGCAGGGTGGGCTCCACGGAGCTGTTCCTGCCAGGACCCAATTAGCCAGTGCTGAGCATGGGATGTTCTGGTTCAGCAGGACACTCACTGTGGAAAGAAAAGTGAGGCCCTTCTCATAGCCCAGCCACAGCCAGGGGCGGGGGAGCCATCCTGAATCAAGTCCACTTGGGCACGCCTCCCTCGTTTCCACCTTTAGGCCAACCAGCCACTTCCTTCCCAGCTCGGAAGTCCTGAGGTCTTCCACAGGTGCTCCACCTCAGCTGATTCCCAGGCCCTCAGGAGGGAGCAAGGCAGAGACACCAGTCCAGGAACTTATCTGATTGTGAGATGAGAGGCAGGACTGTGGGCCCCTCACACTTCCTCTGTTTCCCTTATGTGCAGGTGGATAATTGGAACTCTCTATCAGCTGGGCAATGCCAGGCCCCATTGCAGAAGGAAAAGGACCTGGATAGCAGGAGCCAGGAACAGTTGTGTCTACTGCTGTTTCCACCTTCAACCAGGCCTGGTCCCATGCTGTACGCTCTGCCCCAGCTGCCTAGGCCCGGAGCCAAGTATTAGGACAAAGCCACACACCAGGGTGGGGCAGCAAGCCTTCATCCCTCAACTTCGGGAACGCTTCCTGCTCCTACAGCCCCCAGATGGGAGAAAACACAGTCGACAGCCCTGACCTATCAGGAAATAATCTTTATTACAAAAATCTGCATGTAAACAAATAGCCACCGCACTGAACAGCCTTCCTCCTGGACATGCACACCACAGGTGTGGACAAAGGTGGAAGTCACAGCTGGCTCCCACACACAGGCCTGCCCCCACTCCGGCCAGAGGGCCAGGCTACCCCACAGGATGGGCTCAGGCTTCTGCCTTGAGGCACACATGGGCCTGCATGCACTTCTTTGTGGGCCCAGCCCTTACTGGCCTCCGGGAGCCACATTCCCGGGCATCATTGTCTGTCCATGACCGTGAGATGGGGGACGCCCAACTGGCAGTTCTTAGAGGTCCAGAGTCTGAGCTAGCCCTGAGGCATCTAGGGAGGCTTGGCTGGACCGGCCCACCAACCCGCCCATCTGTCTACCCACTGCAGTGAGTGCTGTGGGGCCTAGAGAACCGAGAGGTCATGGCAGGACTTGGACTTGGCACGAAAGGCCATCTTGCGGCTGTTGCGTGCTACGATGCGGCCCAGGAAGCGCTTCGCCTTCTTGCCAAGGCTCTCTCGTCTCCGGGTACCCGCCTGCCGCCGGGCATTGGCCTCTTTGCTGTCCCTGCGAAGGCGTATCTGGCGCACAACGCCCTCAAACAGCGCCTGGACGTTGTGGTGCAGAGCAGCCGATGTCTCGATAAACTTGCAGTCAAAGACCACAGCGCAGGCCCGGCCCTCTGGTATGGGTGGGGACAGGCAAGGGCAGTGAACAAAAGGTGGGTGGATGAGAAGTCACTTCGTGGCTAGGGTCCTCCCCAGAAACACGGAGAGCCCAACTCCTATACTGAGAGTCCCGGGCACTGCTGGGCCACCCAGTAGGTAGAACATGCCTACGTTCAGGGAGCCCACAAAGTGGTGAATAAAACAGGAGACTCATTTATTGAAATAACCTGATATCTGCTATTTaaacaaggggccctggtggcgaaatggttaagcgcctggctgctaactgaaaggttggcagttagaactcaccagtgggtccacaggaggaaagacctggtgatctgctcctgtaaagactatagcctaggaaaccctatgggtctgctctactctgttatacagggtcgctatgagtagaaattgactcaatggcacacaacagatatttaaacagaagtaccatagtagtcaacacaggaaaagaaggattGTTTTGGACTGCTTTGTCCTCGGGTCTTATATTGTAATGAATGACCCGGTTGAATTGGGGGTGGAGGGGTCCGATATCAACAAGTCACTGCTAGATTTCTGAGGTATTCAGTCCTGGAGCCCACAGAGGAGGGTGCTGAGCCCAAGACGAGAGGGTTCTCCTCAGGGGGAAGCATACCCCAAGACTGGCCCAGGCCTGGAACCCTAGGCTCTGACCTCATGGTCTGGTTCCCTGTACTCCCCTCACCCTTCACCAGTCAGGCCAGGGCCAAAGGGGGTAAGAGAGGAGGGCCCCGAGGCACCCTAACTCA
This window harbors:
- the CDH16 gene encoding cadherin-16 isoform X3; amino-acid sequence: MRAEMPWGRSWESSLSSDLACIHTTMTLRSILTMVPAWLWLLCLSVPQVLLEAQPAELYVEVPENYGGNFPLYLTKLPLHSEEAEGKIVLSGDLSMVAEGPFAVDPESGFLLVTRALDREEQAEYRLQVTLETEAGHVLWGPQPVLVHVKDENDQVPHFSQVIYRAQLSQGTRPGSTSLDYTLDGHYQLLVQVKDMGDQASGHQATATIDVSIVENTWVPLEPIHLAENLKALYPHLIAQVHWSGGDVRYLLESQPPGPFEVDTEGKLYVTRELDRESQAEYLLQVWARNTRGEDYAEPLELQVVVMDENDNAPVCPPRGPPISIPELSLPGTEVIRLSAEDADAPGSPNAHIVYQLLIPEPEEGAEEIAFELDPTSGSMTLGAAPLQAGQNILLQVLAVDLAGAEGGLSSTCEVAVLITDINDHAPEFTTSQIGPISLPEDTEPGTLVATLIATDADLEPAFRAMNFAIEAGDVERTFGLDWEPDIGHAQLQLCKNLSYEAAPSYKLVVVVRSVANLVGPDPGPGSTATVTVLVERVVSPPKLDQESYEARVPVSTPAGSLLLTIQPSDSVSSPLRFSLVNDSEGWLCIKEGSGEVHTARPLQGIQPGDTYTVLVEAQDADEPGPSTSATLMLHFLKAQPALALPPAPVPARHLCTPRQSQGVVINGASGNSNLASEQRPYSFALGPNPTVQRDWRLQALNDSHAYLTLALHWVEPQEHVVPVVVSHNDRMWQLLVRVVVCRCNVEGQCLRKVGRMKGMPTKLSAVGILVGTLAAIGFFLILIFTHLALSRKKDLDQPVDSVPLKVAV
- the CDH16 gene encoding cadherin-16 isoform X2, which codes for MVPAWLWLLCLSVPQVLLEAQPAELYVEVPENYGGNFPLYLTKLPLHSEEAEGKIVLSGDLSMVAEGPFAVDPESGFLLVTRALDREEQAEYRLQVTLETEAGHVLWGPQPVLVHVKDENDQVPHFSQVIYRAQLSQGTRPGTPFLFLEASDGDEPGTANSDLRFHILSQVPAQPFTDMFQLEPQLGALALSPQGSTSLDYTLDGHYQLLVQVKDMGDQASGHQATATIDVSIVENTWVPLEPIHLAENLKALYPHLIAQVHWSGGDVRYLLESQPPGPFEVDTEGKLYVTRELDRESQAEYLLQVWARNTRGEDYAEPLELQVVVMDENDNAPVCPPRGPPISIPELSLPGTEVIRLSAEDADAPGSPNAHIVYQLLIPEPEEGAEEIAFELDPTSGSMTLGAAPLQAGQNILLQVLAVDLAGAEGGLSSTCEVAVLITDINDHAPEFTTSQIGPISLPEDTEPGTLVATLIATDADLEPAFRAMNFAIEAGDVERTFGLDWEPDIGHAQLQLCKNLSYEAAPSYKLVVVVRSVANLVGPDPGPGSTATVTVLVERVVSPPKLDQESYEARVPVSTPAGSLLLTIQPSDSVSSPLRFSLVNDSEGWLCIKEGSGEVHTARPLQGIQPGDTYTVLVEAQDADEPGPSTSATLMLHFLKAQPALALPPAPVPARHLCTPRQSQGVVINGASGNSNLASEQRPYSFALGPNPTVQRDWRLQALNDSHAYLTLALHWVEPQEHVVPVVVSHNDRMWQLLVRVVVCRCNVEGQCLRKVGRMKGMPTKLSAVGILVGTLAAIGFFLILIFTHLALSRKKDLDQPVDSVPLKVAV
- the CDH16 gene encoding cadherin-16 isoform X1 codes for the protein MRAEMPWGRSWESSLSSDLACIHTTMTLRSILTMVPAWLWLLCLSVPQVLLEAQPAELYVEVPENYGGNFPLYLTKLPLHSEEAEGKIVLSGDLSMVAEGPFAVDPESGFLLVTRALDREEQAEYRLQVTLETEAGHVLWGPQPVLVHVKDENDQVPHFSQVIYRAQLSQGTRPGTPFLFLEASDGDEPGTANSDLRFHILSQVPAQPFTDMFQLEPQLGALALSPQGSTSLDYTLDGHYQLLVQVKDMGDQASGHQATATIDVSIVENTWVPLEPIHLAENLKALYPHLIAQVHWSGGDVRYLLESQPPGPFEVDTEGKLYVTRELDRESQAEYLLQVWARNTRGEDYAEPLELQVVVMDENDNAPVCPPRGPPISIPELSLPGTEVIRLSAEDADAPGSPNAHIVYQLLIPEPEEGAEEIAFELDPTSGSMTLGAAPLQAGQNILLQVLAVDLAGAEGGLSSTCEVAVLITDINDHAPEFTTSQIGPISLPEDTEPGTLVATLIATDADLEPAFRAMNFAIEAGDVERTFGLDWEPDIGHAQLQLCKNLSYEAAPSYKLVVVVRSVANLVGPDPGPGSTATVTVLVERVVSPPKLDQESYEARVPVSTPAGSLLLTIQPSDSVSSPLRFSLVNDSEGWLCIKEGSGEVHTARPLQGIQPGDTYTVLVEAQDADEPGPSTSATLMLHFLKAQPALALPPAPVPARHLCTPRQSQGVVINGASGNSNLASEQRPYSFALGPNPTVQRDWRLQALNDSHAYLTLALHWVEPQEHVVPVVVSHNDRMWQLLVRVVVCRCNVEGQCLRKVGRMKGMPTKLSAVGILVGTLAAIGFFLILIFTHLALSRKKDLDQPVDSVPLKVAV